The Metabacillus schmidteae genome has a segment encoding these proteins:
- a CDS encoding small basic family protein: MWLPVLGLILGVFLGLVSELRIPPEYSNYLSIAILAALDTLLGGIRAYLQDIYDEMVFVSGFFFNIILAASLAFLGVHIGVDLYLVAVFAFGVRLFQNIAVIRRILISKWTNSRAKLKKVE; this comes from the coding sequence ATGTGGCTACCAGTTCTTGGTCTCATATTAGGTGTTTTTCTAGGATTAGTTTCAGAATTAAGAATTCCCCCAGAGTATTCTAATTATTTATCAATTGCTATTTTAGCTGCTCTTGATACATTGTTAGGTGGAATTCGAGCATATTTGCAAGATATTTATGATGAAATGGTTTTTGTATCAGGTTTTTTCTTTAACATCATTTTGGCTGCAAGTTTAGCTTTTCTCGGGGTCCATATTGGTGTAGACTTATACTTAGTAGCAGTGTTTGCGTTTGGAGTAAGACTTTTTCAGAATATTGCTGTAATTAGAAGGATATTGATTTCTAAATGGACAAATTCTCGTGCAAAACTGAAAAAAGTTGAATAA
- the ftsA gene encoding cell division protein FtsA, with product MNNNELFVSLDIGTSSVKVIIGEMTNDALNIIGVGNVKSEGLRKGSIVDIDETVHSIKKAVEQAERMVGISLKRVVVGVTGNHVQLQDCHGVVAVSSENREISNEDVRRVIEAAQVISIPPEREIIDVIPRQFIVDGLDEINDPRGMLGVRLEMEGTIITGSKTILHNLLRCVERAGLEITDICLQPLAAGSVALSKDEKNLGVALVDIGGGSTTIAVFDQNHLVATSVLPIGGENITKDISIGLRTTTDEAERLKVKYGHAYYDHASEDEIFDASVIGSDQKRTFNQLELADIIEARLEEVYELILYELRRLGIQDLPGGFVLTGGTVKMPGVLELGQAVLQNSVRIASPDYIGVREPQYMTGVGLIQFAYKNAKIQGRKIGSNVTVDAVEVAATKEPQPQQRTKPQKQQEDKKVNKVKKFFGYFFE from the coding sequence ATGAACAACAATGAACTATTTGTAAGTCTTGACATCGGTACATCCAGTGTTAAAGTAATTATTGGTGAAATGACAAATGATGCTTTAAACATTATTGGTGTAGGTAATGTAAAATCAGAAGGATTAAGAAAAGGATCTATAGTCGATATAGATGAAACGGTTCATTCTATTAAAAAAGCAGTAGAACAGGCCGAGAGAATGGTTGGAATCTCCCTTAAACGAGTCGTAGTAGGTGTAACAGGAAACCATGTTCAACTACAAGACTGTCATGGGGTTGTTGCGGTTTCCAGCGAAAATCGCGAGATATCAAATGAGGATGTACGAAGAGTGATAGAGGCCGCTCAGGTGATTTCAATACCACCTGAAAGGGAAATCATTGATGTTATTCCAAGACAGTTTATCGTGGATGGACTAGATGAAATAAATGATCCGAGAGGTATGCTTGGCGTAAGATTAGAAATGGAAGGCACAATCATTACTGGATCAAAGACGATTTTACATAATTTATTACGATGTGTAGAACGTGCAGGTTTAGAAATTACAGATATTTGTCTACAACCATTGGCAGCTGGTTCTGTTGCTTTATCGAAAGATGAGAAGAACTTGGGAGTTGCATTAGTTGATATTGGCGGTGGTTCTACGACAATTGCCGTATTTGACCAAAACCATTTAGTTGCAACGAGTGTACTACCAATTGGTGGTGAGAATATCACAAAAGATATTTCAATAGGTTTACGTACAACTACTGATGAAGCAGAGCGTCTAAAAGTAAAGTATGGTCATGCTTATTATGACCATGCATCTGAAGATGAAATTTTTGATGCTTCCGTTATTGGATCAGACCAAAAAAGAACTTTTAACCAATTAGAACTTGCGGATATAATTGAAGCAAGATTGGAAGAAGTTTACGAACTTATTTTGTATGAACTTAGAAGACTTGGAATTCAAGATCTGCCAGGAGGATTTGTATTAACTGGTGGAACTGTAAAAATGCCAGGCGTCTTAGAATTAGGACAGGCTGTCCTCCAAAATAGTGTAAGAATTGCAAGTCCTGATTATATTGGAGTTAGAGAACCTCAATATATGACGGGAGTGGGCTTAATCCAGTTCGCATATAAAAATGCTAAAATTCAAGGCAGAAAAATAGGTTCAAATGTTACGGTTGATGCAGTAGAGGTTGCTGCAACTAAAGAACCACAGCCGCAGCAAAGAACAAAACCTCAAAAGCAACAAGAAGATAAAAAAGTAAACAAAGTGAAGAAATTTTTTGGCTACTTCTTTGAATAG